From the genome of Alphaproteobacteria bacterium, one region includes:
- a CDS encoding Maf family protein, with protein sequence MPKKTMTAPADRIGSEAGPAPGAAMARDGARIVLASASAVRTRLLTAAGVPHDIVPADIDEAEVRDRLLAEDATHGSIAEVLAELKALHVATDVAPDAIVLGADQVLSCEGVLFEKPVGLEGVRGHLKQLMGKDHTLHVAVCAVRGGEVIWHHGSSATLRMRTLSEGFIERYVATAGAAACRSVGAYEMEGMGPHLFSTIDGDFFDILGLPLLPVLEFLRNEDVVMT encoded by the coding sequence ATGCCGAAAAAGACAATGACGGCGCCGGCTGATCGGATCGGTTCGGAAGCGGGCCCGGCGCCGGGCGCCGCGATGGCCCGGGATGGCGCGCGCATCGTGCTGGCGTCGGCCAGCGCGGTCCGGACCCGGCTCCTGACCGCGGCGGGCGTGCCTCACGACATCGTCCCGGCCGATATCGACGAGGCCGAGGTGCGCGACCGGCTCCTGGCGGAGGATGCGACCCATGGCTCGATCGCCGAGGTCCTCGCGGAACTCAAGGCGCTGCATGTGGCCACGGATGTCGCGCCGGACGCGATCGTACTCGGTGCCGACCAGGTGTTGTCGTGCGAGGGCGTGTTGTTCGAAAAGCCGGTCGGCCTCGAAGGCGTACGCGGGCATCTGAAGCAGCTCATGGGCAAGGACCACACGCTGCACGTCGCGGTATGTGCGGTGCGTGGCGGCGAGGTGATCTGGCATCATGGTTCCAGCGCGACGTTGCGTATGCGTACGCTCAGTGAGGGCTTTATCGAGCGTTATGTGGCGACCGCCGGCGCGGCCGCCTGCCGGTCGGTCGGCGCCTACGAGATGGAGGGCATGGGGCCGCACCTGTTTTCGACGATCGACGGCGATTTCTTCGATATTCTGGGCCTGCCGCTGTTGCCGGTGCTGGAATTCCTGCGCAACGAAGATGTGGTGATGACATGA
- a CDS encoding LutB/LldF family L-lactate oxidation iron-sulfur protein, which translates to MSTNPTAHSTSRNFKNNARDQLANADLQAALNKARGHFVDGRATARDNLPEFDDLRDQARDIKNHTLEHLDFYLEAYEEKVVESGGHVHWARTAADAQRIVLDICRSVDARTVNKGKSMIGEEIEINEALEAHGIRPVETDLGEYIIQLRGERPSHIIAPAVHLTKAQVEASFRENHTELDPDRVLEEPPMLLNEARTILRKKYFEAEVGITGANLLIAETGSSIIVTNEGNGDLSQLIPKVHIVLASLEKIVPTLEDAATILRVLARSATGQEFSSYTTLSTGPKREEDPDGPEQYHVILLDNGRTDMLGTEFEEMLRCIRCGACMNHCPVYQSVGGHAYGWVYPGPMGSVLSPGLLGVDEAGHLPNASSFCGRCEEVCPMRIPLPKMMRHWREREFESHLSPGSARVGLGVWAFFARRPKLYQLATGLQMRMLAWMGRKRGRLSSLPLAGGWTKYRELPAPQGRTFQSRWRSGERV; encoded by the coding sequence ATGTCGACGAACCCCACCGCTCATTCCACCAGTCGCAATTTCAAGAACAACGCCCGCGATCAGCTCGCCAACGCGGATCTGCAGGCCGCCCTGAACAAGGCGCGGGGTCACTTCGTCGACGGCCGTGCGACGGCGCGGGACAACCTCCCCGAGTTCGACGATCTGCGCGACCAGGCCCGGGACATCAAGAACCATACGCTCGAACATCTCGATTTCTATCTCGAGGCCTATGAGGAAAAGGTCGTCGAGAGTGGCGGCCATGTTCACTGGGCCCGCACGGCGGCGGACGCCCAGCGGATCGTCCTCGACATCTGCCGATCGGTCGACGCCAGGACGGTCAACAAGGGCAAGTCGATGATCGGCGAGGAGATCGAGATCAACGAGGCGCTCGAGGCGCACGGCATCCGGCCGGTCGAGACCGATCTCGGCGAGTACATCATCCAGCTGCGCGGCGAGCGTCCGAGCCACATCATCGCGCCGGCGGTGCACCTGACCAAGGCGCAGGTCGAGGCGAGCTTCCGCGAGAACCACACCGAGCTCGACCCTGACCGGGTGCTGGAAGAACCACCGATGCTTCTGAACGAGGCGCGAACCATCCTGCGCAAGAAGTATTTCGAGGCCGAGGTCGGCATCACCGGGGCCAATCTCCTGATTGCCGAGACCGGGTCCTCGATCATCGTCACCAACGAGGGCAATGGCGATCTGTCCCAGCTGATTCCCAAGGTGCACATCGTGCTGGCGAGCCTGGAAAAGATTGTCCCGACCCTGGAAGACGCGGCCACCATCCTGCGGGTGCTGGCGCGGTCGGCCACGGGCCAGGAATTCTCCAGCTACACGACCTTGTCGACCGGGCCGAAACGCGAAGAGGACCCGGACGGTCCCGAGCAGTATCACGTGATCCTGCTCGACAACGGCCGCACCGACATGCTCGGCACCGAGTTCGAGGAGATGCTGCGCTGTATTCGCTGCGGTGCCTGCATGAACCACTGCCCGGTCTATCAGTCGGTCGGCGGGCATGCCTATGGGTGGGTGTATCCGGGGCCGATGGGCTCGGTCCTGTCGCCGGGGCTCCTCGGGGTCGATGAGGCCGGGCACCTGCCGAACGCCTCGTCCTTCTGCGGGCGCTGCGAAGAAGTTTGTCCGATGCGCATCCCGTTGCCGAAGATGATGCGCCACTGGCGCGAGCGGGAGTTCGAGAGCCATCTCTCGCCGGGCTCCGCGCGGGTCGGCCTTGGCGTCTGGGCATTCTTCGCCCGCCGGCCGAAGCTCTATCAATTGGCAACAGGCCTGCAGATGCGGATGCTCGCCTGGATGGGCCGCAAACGCGGACGCCTGTCGTCGCTGCCGCTGGCCGGGGGCTGGACAAAGTATCGCGAGCTGCCCGCGCCCCAGGGCCGGACCTTCCAGTCGCGCTGGCGATCCGGGGAGCGTGTGTGA
- a CDS encoding MltA domain-containing protein gives MLLAGMIALTACDSEKEPAAETGTTYTPVAFGELPGWSADDLAEALPAWRQSCAHLSARPDDRPVGPSLNEATGKVVGTVADWRVVCAGVLALPGGDTDALRNFIEANLVPLRVRAAADDPGLFTGYFEPIIEVSRERSADYHEPIYALPRDHVSVRLEAFDPELKGRSIVGRVEAGRLVPYRQRGEIEAGAISDSADILFWARDILDVFILQVQGSGIAALPDGSRTRIGFAGHNGHNYGSVGRWLIENGELDAGRAGWEDIRAWLEANPEIMRDTLAVNRRYIFFREIDGDGPTGAAGVTLTAERSMAVDPKHVPLNVPVWLDAEHPDAGADDDRRLQRLMLAQDTGNAIRGAVRGDFYWGTGRAALDKAGRMKSRGSYYILVPRALMPQS, from the coding sequence GTGCTGCTCGCCGGCATGATCGCGCTCACGGCCTGTGATTCCGAAAAAGAGCCAGCCGCAGAGACCGGAACGACCTACACGCCTGTCGCCTTCGGCGAACTTCCCGGCTGGAGTGCGGACGATCTTGCCGAGGCACTGCCGGCCTGGCGGCAATCCTGCGCGCACCTGTCGGCCCGGCCCGACGACAGGCCGGTTGGCCCGTCACTGAACGAGGCGACCGGAAAAGTGGTGGGTACCGTCGCGGATTGGCGGGTGGTCTGTGCCGGGGTTCTGGCGCTCCCCGGGGGCGACACCGACGCCTTGCGAAACTTCATCGAGGCCAACCTGGTGCCGCTGCGGGTGCGGGCCGCTGCGGACGACCCGGGTCTTTTCACCGGCTACTTCGAGCCGATCATCGAGGTCTCGCGTGAACGCTCGGCGGATTATCACGAGCCGATCTACGCGCTGCCGCGCGATCATGTGTCGGTGCGTCTGGAGGCGTTCGATCCCGAACTGAAGGGGCGGAGCATCGTCGGCCGGGTCGAGGCCGGTCGGCTGGTCCCTTATCGTCAGCGCGGCGAGATCGAGGCCGGGGCCATCAGTGACAGCGCCGATATCCTGTTCTGGGCGCGCGATATCCTCGATGTGTTTATCCTCCAGGTCCAGGGCTCCGGAATCGCCGCCCTGCCCGACGGGTCACGCACACGGATCGGCTTCGCCGGACATAACGGTCACAATTACGGCTCGGTCGGGCGCTGGCTGATCGAGAATGGCGAGCTCGACGCGGGTCGCGCGGGCTGGGAAGACATCCGCGCCTGGCTCGAGGCGAACCCCGAGATCATGCGCGACACGCTGGCGGTGAACCGGCGGTACATTTTCTTCCGCGAGATTGATGGTGACGGACCGACAGGTGCGGCCGGGGTGACGTTGACCGCCGAACGGTCCATGGCCGTCGACCCGAAGCATGTTCCGCTGAACGTACCGGTCTGGCTGGACGCGGAGCATCCGGATGCCGGGGCCGACGACGACCGCCGTTTGCAACGGCTGATGCTGGCGCAAGACACAGGCAACGCTATCCGGGGGGCGGTACGCGGCGATTTCTACTGGGGCACAGGCCGCGCGGCGCTGGACAAGGCCGGCCGCATGAAGAGCCGGGGCAGCTATTATATTCTTGTTCCCCGCGCGCTCATGCCGCAAAGCTGA
- a CDS encoding (Fe-S)-binding protein, translating to MSDGPRVALFVTCLVDLFRPSVGFAAVKLMQDAGCTVEVPEAQTCCGQPAYNSGDRKDTIAIARQVIAAFEGYDYVVAPSGSCAGMIAKHYAELLADDPEWAPRATALGARTHELISFLTDVLEIKSVEAAFAGTVTYHDSCSGLRELGIHGQPRALLAGVEGLHLRELEDANVCCGFGGTFCVKYPDISNNMVSNKMEKIVATGAETLLAGDMGCLMNMAGKLQRDGANVRVRHVAEVLAGMGDEPSIGEPPAVSPSGGKD from the coding sequence ATGAGCGACGGCCCGCGCGTGGCACTATTCGTAACCTGCCTGGTGGATTTGTTCCGCCCGAGCGTCGGCTTTGCGGCGGTGAAGCTGATGCAGGATGCCGGCTGTACCGTCGAGGTGCCCGAGGCGCAGACCTGTTGCGGCCAGCCCGCCTATAATTCCGGCGACCGCAAGGACACGATCGCGATCGCCCGCCAGGTGATCGCGGCCTTCGAGGGCTATGATTATGTGGTCGCGCCGTCGGGGTCCTGTGCCGGCATGATCGCCAAACATTACGCCGAGCTGCTGGCCGATGATCCGGAATGGGCGCCGCGTGCCACGGCACTCGGCGCGCGCACCCATGAGCTGATCTCGTTCCTCACGGATGTGCTGGAAATCAAATCGGTCGAGGCGGCTTTTGCGGGCACGGTTACCTATCACGACAGCTGCTCGGGCCTGCGTGAGCTCGGCATCCATGGTCAGCCGCGCGCGCTGCTCGCCGGCGTCGAGGGGCTGCATCTGCGCGAACTCGAAGACGCGAATGTGTGCTGCGGTTTCGGCGGCACTTTCTGTGTGAAGTATCCGGATATTTCCAACAACATGGTCTCCAACAAGATGGAGAAGATTGTCGCCACGGGTGCCGAGACACTTCTGGCCGGTGACATGGGGTGCCTGATGAACATGGCGGGCAAGCTGCAGCGCGACGGTGCGAATGTACGTGTACGCCATGTCGCGGAAGTGCTGGCCGGGATGGGGGACGAACCCTCTATCGGCGAACCGCCAGCCGTCTCTCCCTCTGGTGGAAAGGACTGA
- the coaE gene encoding dephospho-CoA kinase (Dephospho-CoA kinase (CoaE) performs the final step in coenzyme A biosynthesis.) — translation MIVLGLTGSIGMGKSTAADMLRVMGVPVHDADATVHALFARDRDMRAAIAARFPYAVADPAGEGGVDRQALGAAVFGNAAARRDLEAIIHPRVRAATEGFLRLHRRQRRPLVVLDIPLLYETGGEDRVDGVIVVSAPAWLQRRRVMVRPGMDGERFAGILASQMPDREKRARADFVVETGLGKAYTFRRLKRIVMAIRTAAQSGPPGTN, via the coding sequence ATGATCGTGCTCGGACTCACCGGCTCGATCGGCATGGGAAAATCCACTGCCGCAGATATGCTGCGGGTGATGGGGGTGCCGGTCCATGATGCCGATGCGACGGTGCACGCGCTGTTTGCCCGGGACCGGGACATGCGCGCGGCAATCGCCGCGCGTTTCCCTTACGCGGTGGCTGATCCCGCCGGCGAAGGCGGGGTCGATCGCCAGGCGCTGGGGGCCGCCGTGTTCGGCAATGCGGCCGCGCGGCGCGATCTCGAGGCGATCATTCACCCCCGCGTACGGGCCGCCACGGAAGGCTTCCTGCGATTGCACAGACGCCAGCGCAGGCCCCTGGTCGTGCTGGATATCCCGCTATTGTACGAAACCGGCGGCGAAGACCGGGTCGACGGGGTGATCGTTGTCAGCGCGCCGGCCTGGCTGCAGCGCCGCCGTGTGATGGTGCGACCCGGCATGGACGGCGAACGTTTTGCCGGGATACTCGCCTCCCAGATGCCCGATCGCGAGAAACGGGCGCGCGCCGACTTTGTCGTAGAGACCGGCCTGGGCAAGGCCTATACTTTCCGCCGATTGAAACGGATCGTCATGGCGATCCGGACCGCCGCGCAGTCTGGCCCGCCCGGCACCAACTAA
- a CDS encoding Tim44/TimA family putative adaptor protein, whose protein sequence is MAFLDIILLAMVAAFLVFRLRSVLGKRTGNERPPHDPYAGRDDQAPGRVDPQDANDDSTVVSLPDRSTQADAQADAQNDASSDIPDGTPAADGLKAIQAADSNFSVNEFVEGARMAFEMIVTSFAAGDRETLRPLLSDEVYENFAGAIVERETRSETMEMTLVGIREAEVLEASMDGRVAFVTAKIVSEQIEVVRDAAGEPVSGDPTKVSTVTDIWTFARNTRSRNPNWTLVATEAPN, encoded by the coding sequence GTGGCATTCTTAGACATAATTCTTCTGGCAATGGTGGCGGCCTTCCTGGTGTTTCGCCTGCGCAGCGTTTTGGGCAAGCGGACCGGGAACGAACGCCCGCCCCATGACCCCTATGCCGGCCGCGACGATCAGGCCCCCGGTCGCGTCGACCCGCAGGACGCAAACGACGATTCGACCGTCGTCAGCCTGCCGGATCGCAGCACCCAAGCCGATGCACAAGCCGATGCACAAAATGATGCGTCAAGCGACATTCCCGACGGGACTCCGGCTGCGGACGGGCTGAAGGCTATTCAGGCCGCGGACTCGAATTTCTCCGTGAACGAATTTGTCGAGGGCGCGCGTATGGCGTTCGAGATGATCGTGACATCGTTTGCCGCGGGCGATCGAGAGACCCTGCGGCCGCTGCTCAGCGACGAGGTCTACGAGAATTTCGCCGGCGCGATCGTTGAACGGGAAACCCGCAGCGAGACGATGGAGATGACCCTTGTCGGCATCCGCGAAGCCGAGGTGCTCGAGGCGAGCATGGACGGACGCGTGGCTTTCGTGACCGCGAAGATCGTCTCCGAACAGATCGAAGTGGTGCGCGACGCGGCGGGAGAGCCGGTATCGGGCGATCCCACAAAGGTCTCGACGGTGACCGATATCTGGACTTTTGCGCGCAACACGCGGTCGCGTAATCCGAACTGGACGCTCGTCGCCACCGAAGCGCCGAACTGA
- a CDS encoding shikimate dehydrogenase, translated as MTEVLKAGVMGWPVAHSLSPILHGHWLARYGIAGSYDAIPVEPDALPAALATLAESGFAGVNLTVPHKEAALGIVDSIDSNARRIGAINTIIVDRDGALAATNTDAYGLIENIRARAGAALAARFGGRPAVILGAGGAARAAVVGLADAGVQEIRIVNRTLSRATALSELVGDTGATISAHEWSEAVPALSDAGLLINTSTLGMAGQPPLELDLTRLPVDAVVNDIVYAPLETGLLSAARARGNIVVDGLGMLLHQARAGFHAWFGVDPEVDADLRTAVLQARDAHGGART; from the coding sequence ATGACAGAGGTTCTGAAGGCCGGCGTCATGGGCTGGCCGGTCGCACATTCCCTGTCGCCGATACTGCACGGCCATTGGCTCGCGCGGTACGGCATCGCCGGCAGCTACGACGCGATTCCGGTCGAACCGGATGCATTGCCCGCCGCTCTCGCGACACTGGCGGAAAGCGGGTTTGCGGGCGTGAACCTGACGGTCCCCCACAAGGAGGCCGCGCTCGGGATCGTGGATTCGATCGACAGCAATGCGCGCCGGATCGGCGCGATAAACACGATTATCGTGGACCGGGACGGCGCGCTCGCGGCAACCAACACAGACGCCTACGGTCTGATCGAGAATATCCGCGCCCGCGCGGGCGCGGCGCTGGCGGCACGGTTCGGGGGCCGGCCGGCGGTGATCCTCGGTGCCGGGGGTGCCGCGCGCGCCGCCGTGGTCGGCCTGGCGGATGCCGGTGTGCAGGAGATCCGCATCGTCAACCGGACCCTGTCCCGCGCGACGGCGCTCTCGGAACTGGTCGGCGATACGGGCGCGACCATCAGCGCCCACGAATGGAGCGAAGCGGTGCCCGCGCTGTCGGATGCGGGACTCCTGATCAACACCAGCACATTGGGGATGGCGGGTCAGCCGCCGCTCGAACTGGACCTGACCCGCCTGCCCGTCGATGCCGTGGTGAACGACATCGTCTACGCCCCGCTGGAAACCGGGCTGCTCAGTGCGGCGCGGGCGCGGGGCAATATCGTCGTTGATGGACTTGGCATGTTGCTGCATCAGGCGCGCGCGGGGTTCCACGCGTGGTTCGGCGTCGATCCCGAAGTCGATGCGGATTTGCGGACCGCGGTCCTGCAGGCGCGTGATGCGCACGGCGGGGCGCGAACATGA
- a CDS encoding pyruvate, water dikinase regulatory protein, with the protein MAKTEKTAATGDVFHLHLVSDSTGETIRSVSRACLAQFSDTPSVEHFWPMARTPKAMDLVLEEIHENPGPVIFTLVDDDLCEQLIRGCRLRKVPCISVLDPVIDAVGNYLGQQPTHRVGGQHELDDAYFARIEAMDWSLTHDDGQRTEELNGSDIVLVGVSRTSKTPTCLYLANRGIKAANVPWVPGVPLPEILEHLTHPLVIGLTNDPKRLVELRRARLSSLHEHEETDYVDPEVVRAEITQARRYFARNNWPVIDVTRRSIEETAAAIVNVYNRWLEEAAENAEKDNDGAG; encoded by the coding sequence ATGGCCAAAACCGAAAAAACTGCTGCAACAGGTGATGTCTTTCACTTGCACCTGGTGTCCGACTCCACCGGCGAGACCATTCGGTCGGTCTCACGCGCTTGCCTGGCCCAGTTTTCCGATACGCCGTCGGTCGAGCATTTCTGGCCGATGGCGCGCACCCCCAAGGCGATGGACCTCGTGCTCGAGGAAATCCACGAGAATCCCGGCCCGGTGATCTTTACCCTCGTGGACGACGATCTTTGCGAACAGCTGATCCGCGGCTGCCGGCTGCGCAAGGTGCCGTGCATTTCCGTGCTCGATCCGGTGATCGACGCGGTCGGCAATTATCTGGGCCAGCAGCCGACCCACCGGGTCGGCGGCCAGCATGAGCTCGACGACGCCTATTTCGCCCGAATCGAGGCGATGGACTGGTCGCTCACCCATGACGACGGGCAGCGCACGGAAGAGCTCAACGGCTCGGACATCGTCCTGGTGGGGGTGTCGCGCACGTCAAAGACGCCGACCTGCCTGTACCTCGCCAACCGGGGAATCAAGGCCGCGAACGTGCCCTGGGTGCCTGGTGTGCCGCTGCCCGAGATTCTCGAACATCTGACTCACCCGCTTGTGATCGGGCTGACCAACGATCCCAAGCGCCTGGTCGAGCTGCGCCGGGCGCGGCTGTCGTCCCTGCACGAACATGAAGAGACCGACTATGTGGATCCGGAGGTGGTGCGCGCGGAAATCACCCAGGCGCGGCGCTATTTTGCCCGCAACAACTGGCCCGTCATCGATGTGACCCGGCGGTCGATCGAGGAGACGGCCGCAGCGATCGTCAATGTCTACAACCGGTGGCTGGAAGAAGCCGCGGAGAATGCCGAAAAAGACAATGACGGCGCCGGCTGA
- the hemH gene encoding ferrochelatase, producing MTTAVILYNLGGPDGPDDVRPFLFNLFNDPMIIGAPAPIRWLLAQVISRKRAPIAREIYANIGGGSPLLANTRAQADALEAALNAGEGDYKCFVAMRYWHPMVDAVLDEVIASAPDRIVLLPLYPQFSTTTVGSMMRVWERAARKRKLDIPVTALCCYPTDPGFVDAVTGLLAGALETATAEKEKLRVLFSAHGLPKQIVEGGDPYQSQVEQTAAAVMSALGQALDWLCCYQSRVGPLEWIGPATDDEIERAGADGKSVIIVPIAFVSEHSETLVELDIEYRELADKAGVIEYIRVPTVDTAPAFIDGLADLVRGNIAAGCEICSGDPQATGGRICAAEWPKCPVAKAA from the coding sequence ATGACCACCGCCGTTATTCTCTACAATCTGGGTGGCCCCGACGGGCCGGATGACGTCCGGCCGTTCTTGTTCAACCTGTTCAACGACCCGATGATCATCGGCGCGCCCGCACCCATCCGCTGGCTGCTGGCACAGGTCATCTCGCGCAAGCGCGCCCCCATCGCCCGGGAAATCTACGCCAATATCGGCGGCGGTTCGCCCCTGCTGGCCAACACCCGGGCCCAGGCCGACGCGCTGGAGGCGGCGCTGAACGCGGGCGAGGGCGATTACAAATGCTTCGTCGCCATGCGCTACTGGCACCCGATGGTCGATGCGGTCCTGGACGAGGTGATCGCGAGCGCGCCCGACCGGATTGTGTTGCTGCCGCTCTACCCGCAATTCTCGACCACGACCGTGGGCTCCATGATGCGGGTCTGGGAGCGGGCCGCGCGCAAACGCAAACTCGACATTCCCGTCACGGCGCTGTGTTGCTACCCGACCGACCCGGGCTTCGTTGACGCGGTCACGGGATTGCTCGCCGGCGCCCTCGAAACGGCGACAGCCGAAAAGGAAAAACTGCGCGTTCTGTTCTCGGCCCACGGGTTGCCCAAACAGATCGTCGAGGGCGGGGATCCCTACCAGTCCCAGGTTGAGCAAACCGCCGCCGCCGTGATGTCGGCGCTCGGGCAGGCGCTCGACTGGCTGTGCTGTTACCAGAGCCGGGTCGGCCCGCTGGAATGGATCGGGCCCGCCACGGACGACGAGATCGAGCGCGCCGGGGCGGACGGGAAATCGGTGATCATCGTGCCGATCGCTTTCGTGTCGGAACATTCCGAGACTCTTGTCGAGCTCGATATTGAATATCGTGAGCTGGCCGACAAGGCCGGCGTGATCGAATATATCCGCGTCCCGACCGTCGATACCGCGCCGGCATTCATCGACGGGCTGGCGGATCTGGTGCGCGGGAACATCGCGGCGGGCTGCGAAATCTGCAGCGGCGATCCTCAGGCAACCGGCGGACGGATTTGCGCGGCCGAATGGCCGAAATGCCCGGTTGCGAAGGCGGCCTAG
- a CDS encoding FxsA family protein, with amino-acid sequence MPILILALFIGIPLIEIYLFIQVGGAIGVWSTIGLVVLTAFIGTALLRQQGMATLARAQAELDQQQLPVRELFDGVCLLIGGLLLLTPGFLTDALGFALLIPPLRAIFGRGVWAALARSRNVHFSVYGAGGGQAGGHGNTRGDGPGGGGPVLDGEEFGVRRDEDATGNDPGPSDPAPRIGKE; translated from the coding sequence ATGCCGATCCTGATTCTCGCCCTGTTCATCGGCATCCCGTTGATCGAGATCTATCTGTTTATCCAGGTCGGCGGCGCGATCGGTGTCTGGTCGACGATCGGCCTGGTCGTCCTCACCGCATTCATCGGTACGGCACTCCTGCGCCAGCAAGGCATGGCGACCCTGGCCCGCGCCCAGGCGGAACTCGACCAGCAGCAATTGCCGGTGCGTGAGCTGTTCGACGGTGTGTGTCTGCTGATCGGCGGGCTGCTTCTGCTGACGCCGGGATTTCTGACCGACGCGCTCGGCTTCGCACTGCTGATTCCCCCGTTGCGCGCCATCTTCGGGCGCGGGGTCTGGGCGGCGCTTGCGCGCTCCCGCAATGTTCATTTTTCCGTGTATGGCGCCGGCGGTGGCCAGGCTGGTGGACATGGCAACACCCGGGGGGACGGCCCGGGCGGTGGCGGACCCGTGCTGGACGGCGAGGAGTTCGGCGTACGCAGGGACGAGGACGCAACCGGCAACGATCCGGGCCCGTCCGATCCGGCACCGCGCATCGGCAAGGAATAG
- the hemE gene encoding uroporphyrinogen decarboxylase, with amino-acid sequence MSNLFLDALSGRHPGKPVTRPPFWFMRQAGRYLPEYREIRAQADGFLDLCYTPERAARVTLQPIERFRPDAAILFSDILVIPDAIGQEVGFVEGTGPVLTPVTSGADLAKFDPGRTLDHLAPVFETVSRVRAELPDDVALIGFAGAPWTVATYMVEGGSSRDFNGVKSWAVRERADFAAMMDILVASTTDYLVAQVDAGAQALQLFDTWAGAVPAGDFDDWVIAPTARIVAGVKARQPDVPIIGFARGIGDRLKGYVRGTGVDAVGLDASMTAADAAARVQPICPVQGNLDPAYLMVGGDEMERAAREILDSLGAGPFVFNLAHGIHKDTPFSHVERLADIVREWSPNS; translated from the coding sequence GTGTCCAACCTGTTTCTCGATGCCCTGTCCGGCCGACATCCCGGCAAGCCCGTCACCCGGCCGCCCTTCTGGTTCATGCGCCAGGCCGGCCGGTATCTGCCGGAATACCGGGAAATCCGGGCTCAGGCCGACGGATTTCTGGATCTCTGCTACACCCCGGAACGTGCGGCCCGGGTCACCCTGCAGCCCATCGAACGCTTCCGGCCCGATGCCGCGATTTTGTTTTCCGACATTCTCGTCATCCCCGACGCCATCGGCCAGGAGGTCGGCTTTGTTGAGGGCACCGGCCCTGTCCTCACCCCGGTAACGAGCGGCGCGGATCTGGCGAAATTCGATCCCGGCCGAACACTTGATCATCTCGCGCCGGTATTCGAAACCGTCTCCCGGGTCCGCGCGGAATTACCCGACGACGTGGCGCTCATCGGGTTTGCCGGCGCGCCCTGGACGGTCGCGACCTACATGGTCGAGGGCGGCTCCAGCCGGGACTTCAATGGGGTCAAAAGCTGGGCGGTGCGCGAACGCGCGGACTTCGCCGCCATGATGGATATCCTGGTCGCATCGACCACTGATTATCTGGTCGCCCAGGTCGATGCGGGCGCGCAGGCGCTGCAGCTCTTCGACACCTGGGCCGGGGCGGTGCCGGCGGGTGACTTTGATGACTGGGTGATCGCGCCGACCGCGCGCATCGTCGCCGGGGTGAAGGCGCGCCAGCCCGATGTCCCCATCATCGGTTTTGCGCGCGGGATCGGCGATCGGCTCAAGGGGTATGTCCGCGGTACCGGTGTTGATGCCGTCGGGCTCGATGCGTCCATGACCGCGGCCGACGCGGCGGCCAGGGTGCAACCGATCTGTCCCGTGCAGGGAAATCTCGACCCGGCTTATCTGATGGTCGGCGGCGACGAGATGGAGCGCGCGGCGCGGGAGATTCTCGACAGCCTCGGCGCGGGCCCGTTCGTCTTCAACCTGGCCCACGGCATCCACAAGGACACACCCTTTTCCCATGTCGAACGGCTCGCCGACATTGTCCGCGAATGGTCGCCGAATTCATGA
- the dnaQ gene encoding DNA polymerase III subunit epsilon, translating to MREIILDTETTGLDPANGDRIVEIGCVEAQHHIPTGETYHVYVNPERDMPVEAFNVHGLSEEFLAEKPVFAEVVGEFLEFIGDAKLVIHNAGFDMKFLNAELKRLGFPILPMDRSIDTVALARRTFPGAQASLDALCRRFEIDLSRREKHGALLDAELLAEVYLQLRGGRQPDLALAGGEKKSDDGPAIIQRQARPARPHAPSAEELAAHATLVESLNDPVWSAPDDQGR from the coding sequence GTGCGCGAAATTATTCTCGATACCGAAACCACGGGTCTCGACCCGGCCAACGGCGATCGCATCGTGGAGATCGGCTGCGTCGAGGCGCAGCACCATATCCCGACCGGCGAGACCTACCATGTCTACGTCAATCCCGAACGCGACATGCCGGTCGAGGCATTCAACGTGCATGGGCTGAGCGAGGAGTTCCTGGCCGAAAAGCCGGTCTTCGCGGAAGTCGTCGGCGAATTCCTCGAATTCATCGGGGACGCGAAACTGGTCATCCACAATGCCGGTTTCGACATGAAGTTCCTCAACGCCGAGCTCAAGCGGCTCGGTTTCCCCATTCTTCCCATGGATCGCTCGATCGACACGGTGGCGCTGGCCCGGCGGACTTTCCCCGGCGCGCAGGCCAGCCTCGATGCGCTGTGCCGGCGTTTCGAGATCGACCTGTCCCGGCGCGAGAAGCATGGCGCGCTGCTCGATGCGGAGTTGCTGGCGGAGGTGTATCTGCAGCTGCGCGGCGGCCGTCAGCCCGATCTGGCGCTGGCCGGCGGCGAGAAGAAATCCGACGATGGTCCGGCGATCATCCAGCGCCAGGCCCGGCCCGCGCGCCCGCACGCGCCTTCGGCCGAGGAACTGGCCGCGCATGCGACGCTCGTCGAGAGCCTGAATGACCCGGTCTGGTCGGCCCCTGACGACCAGGGCCGATGA